Part of the Propionimicrobium sp. PCR01-08-3 genome, CCGATCGCAAGGCTCTGATAGCTGATACCGCCAGGATTGGGAAGCTTCAGATCAGGACTCACTTGGTCGAGGGCTAGCTGAAGCACGCTTTCGGGCAACGGAACGTCCGTGTCCGCGACTGCCAAACCCGGATCGTTCAGCTCCAGCGTGCCGTCCTGCTCCAGGGCAAGATCTGCCTCAAGTTGGATCGGAACGACTCGTCCCCCGACCTCCACCGAGGTGCCGACCGAAATCCTGTTGCCGTCCACATAGTTGACCGGAAATCCGAGCAGCACACTGAGTTGATTCCAGTTGATGGAGGCGGTTGCATCCAGCTGCTCGACCGTCGCGTTCTCCAAGTCATCGAATGGTTGCACGCCGGCGGCATCAATCTGAACGCTGTCGATGGTGGCCTTCCTGTCTTCATCGGCCACCTCGATCCCCTGAAGATTCAGCTGCGCATCCGCCAGCCGATGCGTGAGGGTGATCAGCATGAAAGGCCATCCGCCCAACTTGACCTCGGCCTGGCCGCCATACCGTTCCTCGATGGCCTGCGCCATGTGGTTCTGCGAAAATCCGCGCATCTGGTTGTCGACGCCGACCGCCGAGATCACGAGCACCGCCACCACGGCGATGATCATCAACGTCTTCTTGCGCACGTATTCTCCTCAGGCGATGCCGAGCAGGTCTTCGATACCGATGGTCAACCCCGGACGATCAGCTACAGCGCGTACTGCGGTCAAGATGCCCGGCATGTAGCTGTTGCGCTGGAAGGAGTCATCACGAATGGTCAGCATCTCACCTGGATTGCCGAAGACGACCTCTTCGTGCGCGAACAAGCCTTGTAGCCGCACCGAATGCACATGGACGCCGTCGACCACCGTGCCCCGAGCACCATCCATCTCCTTGATGGTCGCGTCGGGCATCGGCGCACAGTCTGCGTCGGCGCGCGCCTCAGCGACCTTATTCGCGGTGGTGATGGCCGTGCCCGATGGTGCGTCCGCCTTGCCCGGGTGGTGAAGCTCGACGACCTCGACCGATTCGAAGAAGGGCGCGGCCTTTGCGGCGAAGTGCA contains:
- a CDS encoding DUF2993 domain-containing protein; translated protein: MRKKTLMIIAVVAVLVISAVGVDNQMRGFSQNHMAQAIEERYGGQAEVKLGGWPFMLITLTHRLADAQLNLQGIEVADEDRKATIDSVQIDAAGVQPFDDLENATVEQLDATASINWNQLSVLLGFPVNYVDGNRISVGTSVEVGGRVVPIQLEADLALEQDGTLELNDPGLAVADTDVPLPESVLQLALDQVSPDLKLPNPGGISYQSLAIGADAATITVTGQNVALSEFQ
- the dapB gene encoding 4-hydroxy-tetrahydrodipicolinate reductase; translation: MIKVAVFGSKGRMGQEICKAVDETSDTQLIAAVDAGEDRSDVETADVVIDFTHPDAVMDNIKWCIDHGINAVVGTTGFTPAKYDEVRGWLAAKPTANVLIASNFSIAAVLLMHFAAKAAPFFESVEVVELHHPGKADAPSGTAITTANKVAEARADADCAPMPDATIKEMDGARGTVVDGVHVHSVRLQGLFAHEEVVFGNPGEMLTIRDDSFQRNSYMPGILTAVRAVADRPGLTIGIEDLLGIA